GCATTTAGGAGTCCGGAGCACCATAGGCAAAGGCATGCTCCTGTTAATTATGACTGTGAATATAAAAGCTTTCGTAAGGACCCAAAGAAACCTATAACTTGGAgaacagaagatgaaaaatatggACAAAGCAATTGTAGGTTTGCACCTCATAGAAATAACCACCAGAGAATATATGAACGTAGATCACCTTCACCAAACCTGAAAAGAATTCCCATGGAAGATACTTACAACTATAAGCCCTACAGAACACATTCATCTGAAAGAACTGAAAGCAATAGGAGATGCCAGTTACCACCAAAATATGCGGACACACCATATAAAGAGCATGATCGTCCATTTTACCAACacaaaatggaagaaagatACATGTTTCAGCACTACAAAGGCActggaaatgaaaaaggaatGAAACCTTTCCATAGACCTTTAGGGTCTTCATGTaaacttgaaagaaaatggCATGAAGATGACTTGAGGCATCAGAGGTTACATGAAGAGAAGTACGGTCAGTCACCCAGAAGAGTTTCTGATGAATTTACGGCAAGGAGCTCTTTACAGAAGAGGTAtaggaataaaataattaaaacctgGGTATTGTGGTGTAAAGCCTCAAGTGAAAGTCTGTTTTCATTATAGTTGAAGATACCCACCTTGAAACACGTTGGCCACTTTGTAGTTTAATTATGGGCGACTGGTAGTAGTGACAtatttgtcttttaagtaaATCATATTGATGGCTAGAGTATGAAAGGATAATATTTCCCTCTTAGGAGCCCCTGCACATCTGTACCTTGGCGTGAGGGATTATGGGTTAACTTGCCACGCATTCTGCTGTCCAACATTCTGCACACATAAGTTCTCACTTTCTTCTCTAGTGCAAGTGTAAATTGCTTTATGTCAACACAGGTATCCTGAAGATCACGATTACAGAGAATATGGGCACACGTCTAAAAGGGCTAAAGAAATGGAGAGGTATGACGATGGCGAAGTAGCAAGAAATTCCAAGTGGAAGCAAGAACGTTCTTTTCCACCCTACCAAGAaatggaggaggaaagaaatccaGGTGCCCAGTCCCACCGACCGGCTGAAAGGGAGTACTCGGAGGGTTCTGTCACAAAGATAGCCTATGAGTACGGTCACAAGCGGCACAGGCATGTGGATGGAGAAAAGCCTTTTTCAGATGATAGAGCTCAGAAGTACGTGAAGCAGGAAGACCAGAAATACGGTTCTTCTAAGGGTGCCCGGAATAGCAAAGAATTAGATTACTTTAGCAGTGGAAGAGCGAGACGGACTGAAGAAGGGCACGTTGAAGTACCTGTTAAATATAGTTCAAAGAAGGGCTGCGATGCTTGTGTTAACTCTTCCAAAACGGATGTTGATCTGagatcttttaaaaacaaaccgaAGGAAAGAgtaaggaaagaaggagaattcaggaaaaaagtAGATTCCTCCGATAGCCAGCATGATTCAAGTCATACTGTTTCAGATGTGAAAATGTCAGATGTCAACTGTAGGAGGGAACATCTCACAATCAAAGTGGATATGAAGAAAATGGTGACCAAGTACAGGTATTGGCTTCCTATtgcctcttcttcttcctgccTCTTTACAGTTTGAGTATTGGAAGAAAGCAAGGTTTCTTTAAGAGGTAACCAGGACAAATTAAGGTTGTacgtttttcattttgttttgattaaaatgTTGACTTGCCTGGACTGGAAACTTGCAGCCTACctcttaaaaagcaaacaactccccccctctgccccccggTTAATTTAATGGAAATTTTGTAGGAAGTGGAGAGAGCACATATGGCTGATACAAACCTGTAGTTAAAAGTTGCTTATGGTAAataaatgtgttattttaacagaacaccttccccgcccccccaaagaaaaaaaggcaagaaaagccTAGTCCTGTGTATTCCTCTGTAATATGATGGCGCTTTTTTTGACTGAGTCATCCctaatttcttctaaaaaccAGATAACctttaaattatataaatcTCAGGCCACATTCAGATGTTCAAGATCCAGTTTTCAATAAAGCTGTCAATTGGAGATTCTCCACACCCACCCATGAGTTATTTATTGTTGTTACAAATGAAGCGGCAATTTATTGAGGCATTGGAACTGAAAAGCAGTACAGTCTGCATCTGCCTGTCTTCTGTGTAGTACTTTTACTT
This genomic window from Phaenicophaeus curvirostris isolate KB17595 chromosome 1, BPBGC_Pcur_1.0, whole genome shotgun sequence contains:
- the BCLAF3 gene encoding BCLAF1 and THRAP3 family member 3; translation: MTRSRSRSPRWKQRSLSPAFRSPEHHRQRHAPVNYDCEYKSFRKDPKKPITWRTEDEKYGQSNCRFAPHRNNHQRIYERRSPSPNLKRIPMEDTYNYKPYRTHSSERTESNRRCQLPPKYADTPYKEHDRPFYQHKMEERYMFQHYKGTGNEKGMKPFHRPLGSSCKLERKWHEDDLRHQRLHEEKYGQSPRRVSDEFTARSSLQKRYPEDHDYREYGHTSKRAKEMERYDDGEVARNSKWKQERSFPPYQEMEEERNPGAQSHRPAEREYSEGSVTKIAYEYGHKRHRHVDGEKPFSDDRAQKYVKQEDQKYGSSKGARNSKELDYFSSGRARRTEEGHVEVPVKYSSKKGCDACVNSSKTDVDLRSFKNKPKERVRKEGEFRKKVDSSDSQHDSSHTVSDVKMSDVNCRREHLTIKVDMKKMVTKYRTASSHTTERQMSHDLVAVGRKNENFHPVFEHMESVTQNVENDPSREFTQEIITIIHQVKANYFTSSDITLHERFSKIQAKPVANMNEVKIHLDPEIHRRIDMSLAELQNKRTVPSEPPQNIMRVLEDPNDLRHDIERRRKERLKNDDDRAFHVDDVTLRNQQICSLSKLQNSQPDGFQKPMRFLKPPFRKFIGRPHLNSYYSSKPSDTYPYRRIRGHLENAGPIRRPFKSNFADGRLQSHYKSGLVQKGLYIQAKYQRLRSVGVRGFTTNKFRDGFLRKEKGNLNIATET